In Actinomadura luzonensis, the genomic window GCGGGATAGGGAGACTTACCAGGCATGGACTTGATCCTCTCAAGAGATCAAGTCTCCACCGAACCCGGGGCGATTCACTCAACCATTCTGGAAGCACTCCTATGAAGAAGACCGCGATCCTCGCGCTCGGCCTGGCCCTGGCCACAATCCCCTCCCCGGCGCTGGCCGGCACCGACGACGCGAAGGTGGTCGCCGCGCTCGACACCGTGGCCAAGCCGCTCACGCGTGACCTGGACGCCTTCGGCGCCATGGTGGGCGACGCCCAGGTGGTCGGGGTGGGTGAGGCCACCCACAGCACCGTCGAGTTCTACACCCTCAACCAGCGGCTGTTCCGCTACCTGGTGACCGAGAAGGGCTTCACCACCTTCGCCCGCGAGCTGAGCTGGAGCACCGGCGTGCGGCTCAACGACTACGTCCTGCACGGCGAGGGAGACCCCCGCGCCATCTTCCGCGACGAGGTCAAGGGCCCCTACGACCTGTTCGACAACCAGGAGTTCCTGAACCTGGTGCAGTGGATGCGCGCCTACAACACCACCCACGCCCACAAGGTCCAGTTCATGGGCGCCGACCTGCTCTACCCCGGCGACCTCCTGTTCGACAAGGTCCTCGGCTACGTCAAGCAGCATCACCCGGGCCTGCTGGGCGAGTTCACCAAGCTGTACGACGGGCTGCGCCCCACCACCAAGAACGCGGGCGAGTACATGGGCATGGCGCTGGCCGTACCGCTGAAGACCCGGCAGGACAACGCCGAGCGCGCCACTCAGGCGCTCAAGC contains:
- a CDS encoding erythromycin esterase family protein, translating into MKKTAILALGLALATIPSPALAGTDDAKVVAALDTVAKPLTRDLDAFGAMVGDAQVVGVGEATHSTVEFYTLNQRLFRYLVTEKGFTTFARELSWSTGVRLNDYVLHGEGDPRAIFRDEVKGPYDLFDNQEFLNLVQWMRAYNTTHAHKVQFMGADLLYPGDLLFDKVLGYVKQHHPGLLGEFTKLYDGLRPTTKNAGEYMGMALAVPLKTRQDNAERATQALKLLQKHGADRWVVQHARALSQTFTDFAFDQATAEGRRQAAVYRDSVLAGNVAWWNKTTGDKIQISGLNAHLSYTPIDTTYVPAPMGGMLRKQLGDRFVTVGTTFERGGYNYTLTEGDCPKPAERPMTCKGSVEAAPSGYNEYVLDQVRYRDFILDTRTTPAAAKQWLAQERSTRVIGGGFWTPEQAFQASLGASFDVVIHFHSVKAAHLLP